In the Leptotrichia sp. oral taxon 847 genome, one interval contains:
- a CDS encoding autotransporter-associated N-terminal domain-containing protein produces MGSNNLRQLKKDLKAFAKRVKDFKYTDSALITFLLTGIVTLGVSNVTFSDEDAIATQTRQINSSIKDMRLQFKKARNENDKLLRDTNLELIQLMEQGDHVVKSPWSSWQYGMNYFNNNWNGTYKGRGDKKEKYPYEGRFERSTNSFERYTSPLSSHYGDLSLGSNRRSASSNLRSGIPSSYGIASNDPAQEPIVEMNVEASIRPRKVDIDIPDLGIRAPQLQALTVNGTEPPAITVPEPDTPAKQVHIVEPNASPFTGFFFDGAKQSIPDLGGSSDSTQHTNGKTIYAGINANSWSNNNTNPAYANVTGYIDGGVVHNSTKNDSSEDVGRTTNILYRAGNEGMDDDAHYNKALTLDSLNVYVRGHYNGTGSDQVVKPGSKTDIADSGRGREGGADPSTGSVQGTIGIHTLLDVNVNNTNAYLYGRAGFLTSETWRNGVVQMTNTKVDVYNDQNSVYYIMPSAFGTIISHLSHYHYMGALKGKTDINLRGAGNNAYLTTGISGARHIENTGTINSYGASNIVYSGISYVPNWENTKFSASHGATRYVRPEFKDKNNTDSNVMQSYINLGTQGEVNLYGDENVGLFFGDKMGGVDPKSWEIAHRVAEAGYERRASYIGIYQGEIDFSAKIGDGLGGGATQTAEGNLTGKDVNWVEGGVGIFSQSGQREGIKPTRDLGVPIGASSGSTDYSGLGTLDNDKIHALDVGKVDIRFGKNSKDGFMFISKRGTVMNVAEDITRTYGGRSTSITDGIDGGDGSNTSETNASTGTVIAYSEGTWNQATHKLGSLAGSPLPPSSIVDDSNVPLQGKSSEINIFAPVILASKGGIAYMGDNKGIVNTGTLAKPVKTTAVNHKSIIGFARNEGTVNIYGDIEAVDKNATSNKFENIVGLATLDTKALSSATTGGTVNIKKGSIKVSGIAGFASGAGSVVNIDNGTGNKIQTGKNGGLVATDGGKVNFSGGTIYHENKATSSDVVASGTDTVDHSKSTPFYADKSSVIDFTGTTTINMSDGILMTGEDTDYTAATGGTATKYNGMSNVTVKLTGDNVILRTYKGVTTNWTGGTTGSDAIKNDMKLAALNTNNKKYKIYYIDGKFNLNNNQNLDDPTDEFNTKVGLSNEQFTIANGVTVSSATGKGLSMASHDGVSNNTTTGYTNNGTINITGGTPSNTTALSTSFGYVDNKGTINVDNGIGAYGINGSSLTNNSAINITSSGVGMAGFASASTLKTYGTDNLITSGSLGSNKVLELTNNGTITVAGNGSIGLYGNTNDVAGKGSVSFSNGVITNNGKIVMTGDSGVGIVSEGKGNTINLGGTGSSDIAVGTNGIGVYASGTKSVVNFTSDTGIEVKDKGVGISVSNGSIVNPNGKTFEIKYTGSANGSGAGIFYDNTATNTTNINIVNNGSDRGVVGLYTTGGTLTNAATITDKSGKAYGIYSEGADVVNNGTLNIGNKGKGILSTGGNVRLTSSSVINLGEDEAIGVYTKGTGNNVTADAGSTMAIGNGSYGFINEGTGNTITSNMTSQTVGDNTVFVFSRDTSGTVINNTPLTSTGSLNYGLYSAGNVVNNADINYSSGIGNVGIYSINGGNAVNNPGVSITVGASNSDPTANQYAIGMAAGYIGDATTPAYTGNIENKGTINVVGPYSIGMYGVNKGTKVVNSGTINLNASNTTGMYLDNGAEGINNGIIKSNGTGLKKVVGVVVKAGSTIENNGTIDINADEAVGLLSKGNAAGNNPGIIKNYGTLTIRGAGSVNTQLPQPGHEISKDMGGIKIHAPSGSSTATITVNGVPVVPELATTTAEEYKPMEVSTIGMYIDTSNKRFTTPIVGLSSLSTLKNADLIIGTEAARNTTSKYIQISPQILAPYNQMILNNPQIGKWNIYSGSLTWMSSVAQNQTDGTIQNAYLAKIPYTKWAGTQETPVNSTDTYNFLDGLEQRYGVEALGTRENQLFQKLNGIGNNEEVLFYQATDEMMGHQYGNLQQRINATGNLLDKEFKYLKHDWRNPSKQNNKIKVFGQRDEYNTDTAGVIDYTSNAYGVAYVHEDETVKMGNSQGWYAGAVTNRFKFKDIGHSRENQTQLKAGIFKTMSPATDHNGSLQWTIGGDVFFGINNMKRRYLVVDDIFQAKSDYNSYGAALKTDLGYDIRLSERTHLRPYGALKMEYGRFNKIKEDSGEMRLEVKGNDYFSVKPEAGLEFRYIQPMAVRTNLTVGLTAAYENELGKMASKNNEGRVRYTDADWFGIRGDKEDRKGNGKFDLNIGVDNTRFGVTVNAGYDTKGKNVRSGVGFRLIY; encoded by the coding sequence ATGGGAAGCAATAATTTAAGACAGTTAAAAAAAGATTTAAAAGCTTTTGCCAAAAGAGTAAAAGACTTTAAATACACAGATTCAGCATTAATTACGTTTCTTTTGACAGGAATTGTAACGCTAGGAGTTTCAAACGTGACATTTTCTGACGAAGACGCGATAGCTACTCAAACTAGACAGATAAACAGTTCAATAAAAGACATGAGGTTGCAATTCAAAAAAGCAAGAAATGAAAATGATAAATTGCTTAGAGATACAAACTTAGAACTTATTCAGTTGATGGAACAGGGAGATCACGTTGTAAAATCACCTTGGAGCAGCTGGCAATACGGTATGAATTATTTTAACAACAATTGGAATGGAACATATAAGGGAAGAGGAGATAAGAAAGAAAAATATCCTTACGAAGGAAGATTTGAGAGAAGTACAAACTCATTTGAAAGATATACATCGCCTTTAAGTAGCCATTACGGAGATTTATCTTTGGGATCAAACAGACGTTCAGCCTCATCAAATTTAAGAAGTGGAATTCCTTCATCATATGGAATAGCAAGTAACGACCCAGCACAAGAACCAATTGTGGAAATGAACGTAGAAGCGTCAATTAGACCTAGAAAAGTAGACATAGATATTCCAGATTTGGGAATAAGAGCGCCTCAACTACAAGCGTTGACAGTAAATGGAACAGAACCACCAGCAATAACAGTGCCCGAACCAGATACACCTGCAAAGCAAGTACATATTGTTGAGCCAAATGCGAGCCCATTTACAGGATTTTTCTTTGATGGTGCCAAGCAATCGATACCAGATTTGGGGGGGTCTTCAGATTCAACGCAGCATACTAATGGAAAAACAATATACGCAGGAATAAATGCTAATTCGTGGAGCAATAATAATACCAATCCTGCATATGCAAATGTTACTGGATATATAGACGGAGGTGTAGTACATAATTCTACAAAAAACGATTCTAGCGAAGATGTAGGACGTACAACTAATATTTTATATAGAGCAGGAAATGAAGGAATGGATGATGATGCTCATTATAATAAGGCTTTGACTTTAGATAGCTTGAATGTATATGTTAGAGGTCATTATAATGGTACAGGAAGTGACCAGGTGGTAAAACCTGGTAGTAAAACTGACATAGCAGATTCTGGTAGAGGTCGGGAAGGAGGAGCCGATCCTAGCACAGGTTCTGTTCAAGGAACTATAGGAATTCATACTTTATTAGATGTAAATGTAAACAACACAAATGCATATTTATATGGAAGAGCAGGATTCCTTACTTCGGAAACATGGCGTAACGGAGTTGTACAAATGACAAACACCAAAGTAGATGTTTACAATGATCAAAATTCAGTTTATTATATTATGCCTTCAGCTTTTGGAACAATTATATCACATTTGTCACACTATCATTATATGGGAGCACTTAAAGGTAAAACTGATATTAATTTACGTGGAGCAGGAAATAATGCTTATTTAACAACTGGTATTTCAGGTGCAAGACATATAGAAAATACAGGTACAATAAATTCTTATGGAGCTTCTAATATAGTTTATTCGGGTATAAGCTATGTGCCAAATTGGGAAAATACAAAGTTTAGTGCTTCACATGGTGCGACACGTTATGTAAGACCAGAATTTAAGGATAAAAATAATACTGACAGTAATGTGATGCAGTCGTATATTAATCTTGGTACTCAAGGGGAAGTAAATTTATACGGAGATGAAAATGTAGGATTATTCTTTGGAGATAAAATGGGTGGTGTAGATCCTAAATCTTGGGAAATAGCACATAGAGTTGCTGAGGCTGGTTATGAAAGAAGGGCTTCGTATATAGGAATATATCAAGGAGAAATTGATTTTAGTGCAAAAATTGGAGATGGATTAGGTGGAGGAGCAACACAAACTGCTGAAGGAAACTTAACTGGTAAAGATGTAAATTGGGTAGAAGGTGGAGTAGGTATATTTTCACAGTCAGGACAAAGAGAAGGGATAAAACCTACTAGAGATTTGGGAGTTCCAATAGGAGCTTCATCTGGAAGTACTGATTATTCTGGGTTAGGGACTCTTGATAATGATAAAATTCATGCACTTGATGTTGGAAAAGTTGATATACGATTTGGAAAAAATTCTAAAGATGGATTTATGTTTATATCTAAAAGAGGAACAGTTATGAATGTAGCTGAAGATATAACACGTACTTATGGTGGACGTTCTACAAGTATCACAGATGGTATAGATGGTGGTGACGGATCAAATACATCAGAAACTAATGCTTCTACAGGAACTGTTATTGCATATTCTGAAGGAACTTGGAATCAAGCTACTCATAAATTGGGATCATTAGCTGGATCGCCATTGCCACCAAGTTCTATTGTAGACGATAGTAATGTGCCATTACAAGGTAAGTCTTCTGAAATTAATATATTTGCACCAGTTATACTTGCTTCCAAAGGAGGAATCGCCTATATGGGCGACAATAAAGGTATTGTAAATACTGGAACTTTAGCAAAGCCTGTAAAAACAACAGCAGTAAACCATAAATCAATAATAGGATTTGCAAGAAATGAAGGGACTGTTAATATCTACGGAGATATTGAAGCAGTAGATAAAAATGCAACTTCAAATAAATTTGAAAATATCGTGGGATTGGCAACACTGGACACAAAAGCATTGAGCAGTGCAACAACAGGGGGAACTGTTAATATAAAAAAAGGAAGCATTAAAGTAAGTGGTATTGCAGGATTTGCTTCTGGAGCTGGTTCTGTTGTAAATATTGACAATGGTACAGGTAATAAAATCCAGACTGGTAAAAATGGTGGATTGGTTGCAACAGATGGAGGAAAAGTTAATTTTAGTGGTGGAACTATTTATCATGAAAATAAAGCAACATCAAGCGATGTGGTAGCAAGCGGAACTGATACTGTGGACCACTCTAAATCTACACCATTTTATGCGGATAAATCTTCTGTAATAGATTTTACAGGAACTACTACAATAAATATGTCTGATGGTATTTTAATGACTGGTGAAGATACAGATTATACTGCAGCTACAGGAGGAACAGCTACTAAATATAACGGAATGAGTAATGTAACTGTAAAACTTACCGGAGATAACGTGATATTGCGTACTTATAAAGGAGTTACTACTAACTGGACAGGCGGAACTACAGGTTCAGATGCTATAAAAAATGATATGAAGCTTGCCGCATTGAATACAAATAATAAAAAATATAAAATATATTACATAGATGGTAAATTTAATCTTAACAACAATCAAAATTTAGATGACCCAACAGATGAATTTAATACAAAAGTAGGACTTTCAAATGAACAGTTTACCATAGCAAATGGTGTAACTGTAAGTTCTGCGACTGGAAAAGGATTATCAATGGCTTCTCATGATGGTGTTTCAAATAATACAACTACAGGATACACAAATAACGGAACAATTAATATAACAGGAGGTACGCCTTCAAATACAACAGCATTGTCTACAAGTTTTGGATATGTTGATAATAAAGGAACTATTAATGTAGATAACGGAATTGGAGCGTATGGAATAAATGGAAGCAGCCTTACAAATAACAGCGCTATAAATATTACTTCAAGTGGAGTAGGTATGGCAGGATTTGCCTCAGCTTCCACATTAAAAACTTATGGAACTGACAATCTGATAACAAGTGGAAGTTTGGGAAGTAATAAGGTTTTAGAATTAACTAATAATGGTACAATAACAGTTGCAGGAAATGGTTCAATTGGATTGTATGGAAATACAAATGATGTTGCAGGGAAAGGGTCAGTTTCATTTTCAAATGGAGTTATTACAAATAATGGTAAAATTGTTATGACCGGAGACAGTGGCGTTGGAATAGTATCCGAAGGAAAAGGAAACACGATTAATCTAGGAGGAACAGGAAGTTCAGACATTGCAGTAGGAACCAACGGAATTGGAGTTTATGCAAGCGGAACAAAAAGTGTCGTAAACTTTACTTCAGATACAGGAATAGAAGTAAAAGACAAAGGTGTAGGAATTTCTGTTTCAAACGGTTCAATTGTAAATCCTAATGGAAAAACTTTTGAAATAAAATACACAGGTTCTGCAAATGGTTCTGGAGCTGGTATTTTCTATGACAATACAGCAACAAATACAACTAATATAAACATTGTAAATAACGGTAGCGACAGAGGTGTTGTTGGACTTTATACAACAGGTGGAACCCTAACAAATGCAGCAACAATAACAGATAAAAGTGGAAAAGCTTATGGAATCTATTCTGAAGGTGCAGACGTGGTAAATAACGGAACACTAAATATTGGAAACAAAGGTAAAGGAATACTTAGTACAGGTGGAAACGTTAGACTAACAAGTAGTTCTGTAATTAATCTGGGAGAAGATGAAGCGATTGGGGTATACACAAAAGGAACAGGAAACAACGTAACAGCGGATGCAGGTTCTACAATGGCAATTGGTAACGGTTCATATGGATTCATCAATGAAGGAACAGGAAACACAATAACAAGTAATATGACTTCACAGACAGTTGGAGATAATACAGTCTTTGTATTCTCAAGAGATACATCAGGAACAGTGATAAACAATACACCGTTAACTTCGACTGGTTCACTAAACTATGGACTTTATTCAGCAGGAAATGTAGTAAATAATGCAGATATTAACTACAGTTCAGGAATAGGAAACGTAGGAATTTACAGTATAAATGGTGGAAATGCGGTAAATAATCCAGGTGTTTCAATAACAGTAGGAGCTTCAAATTCTGATCCGACAGCTAACCAGTATGCAATAGGAATGGCGGCAGGATATATAGGAGATGCGACAACACCGGCTTATACAGGAAACATAGAAAACAAGGGAACAATTAATGTAGTAGGACCATACAGTATAGGAATGTACGGAGTAAACAAAGGAACAAAGGTAGTAAACAGTGGAACAATTAACTTGAATGCAAGCAACACAACAGGAATGTACCTTGACAATGGAGCAGAAGGAATAAATAACGGAATAATCAAGTCAAATGGAACAGGACTAAAGAAAGTAGTTGGAGTGGTAGTTAAAGCTGGTTCGACAATAGAAAATAACGGAACAATTGATATTAACGCCGATGAAGCGGTAGGATTACTTTCAAAAGGAAATGCGGCAGGAAATAATCCAGGAATAATCAAGAACTACGGAACATTGACTATAAGAGGGGCAGGATCAGTAAATACTCAGCTTCCGCAGCCAGGACATGAAATATCAAAAGATATGGGTGGAATAAAAATTCACGCACCATCAGGTTCATCAACAGCGACAATAACAGTAAACGGAGTTCCAGTAGTGCCTGAACTAGCGACAACGACAGCAGAAGAATACAAGCCTATGGAAGTTTCAACAATAGGAATGTATATAGATACTTCAAACAAACGGTTTACAACACCAATAGTTGGACTAAGCAGCTTGAGCACATTAAAGAATGCCGACCTTATCATAGGTACTGAAGCAGCACGAAACACAACAAGCAAGTATATTCAGATAAGTCCACAGATATTAGCGCCATATAACCAGATGATTTTAAACAATCCACAGATAGGAAAATGGAACATTTATTCAGGTTCACTTACATGGATGTCAAGTGTGGCGCAAAATCAGACAGATGGAACAATACAGAACGCTTATCTGGCAAAAATACCGTATACAAAATGGGCAGGGACACAGGAAACACCGGTAAACAGTACAGATACATATAACTTCTTGGATGGACTGGAACAAAGATATGGAGTGGAAGCCTTAGGTACAAGAGAAAATCAATTATTCCAAAAATTAAATGGAATAGGAAATAACGAAGAAGTATTATTCTATCAGGCAACAGACGAAATGATGGGACATCAGTATGGAAACCTACAGCAAAGAATAAATGCGACAGGAAACTTGTTAGACAAGGAATTCAAATATTTGAAACACGACTGGAGAAATCCATCTAAACAGAACAACAAGATTAAGGTATTTGGTCAAAGGGACGAATACAATACTGACACAGCAGGAGTTATTGACTATACAAGCAATGCCTATGGAGTAGCTTACGTTCACGAAGACGAAACAGTTAAGATGGGTAATTCTCAGGGATGGTATGCAGGAGCAGTAACAAACAGATTTAAATTTAAAGATATAGGACATTCAAGAGAAAACCAGACACAGCTTAAAGCAGGAATCTTTAAGACAATGTCTCCGGCAACAGACCATAATGGATCACTACAATGGACAATTGGAGGAGATGTGTTCTTTGGAATTAACAATATGAAACGTAGATATCTAGTTGTAGACGACATATTCCAGGCGAAATCAGACTATAATTCATATGGAGCAGCGCTTAAGACAGATTTGGGATATGATATAAGATTGAGTGAAAGAACACACTTGCGACCATATGGAGCGTTGAAGATGGAATATGGAAGATTTAACAAGATAAAGGAAGATTCTGGAGAAATGAGACTGGAAGTAAAAGGAAACGACTACTTCTCAGTAAAACCTGAAGCAGGACTAGAGTTTAGATATATTCAACCAATGGCAGTGAGAACAAACCTAACAGTAGGACTTACAGCGGCATATGAAAATGAACTAGGAAAGATGGCAAGTAAGAACAACGAAGGAAGAGTAAGATACACAGATGCAGACTGGTTTGGAATAAGAGGAGACAAGGAAGATAGAAAAGGAAACGGTAAGTTTGACTTAAATATCGGAGTGGACAACACAAGATTTGGAGTAACAGTAAATGCAGGATACGACACTAAAGGTAAGAATGTAAGAAGTGGTGTAGGATTTAGATTGATTTACTAA
- a CDS encoding M18 family aminopeptidase codes for MIHNTKELLNIQKKFLDMEVKSFGRELVEFIGDGVSTFHVVKNCSDILEENKFLRLMPSEKWKLKKGGKYFFKKSSSTIVAFTVGKNVDIKKGFKIFAAHTDSPCFRIKPNPAMITENIVRLNTEVYGGPILNTWFDRPLSIAGRIIVKGENIFSPKTVKVKIDKPIMTIPNLAIHQNRKVNDGVRIDRQNDVLPVISLINEKFEKKDFLTNLILENTDVKKEDILDFDLYVYCYEKGCLLGADEEMISSPKLDNLASVYTGLLGLFEADKNKDKINVFIAFDNEEIGSATKQGADSNYLLNTLERISLTLGLDRIEFLQMIENSFMLSADAAHAAHPAHTLKTDPTNRGKMNEGLSIKISAKQKYTSDAYSVSVIKQIIKGTDIKIQPFVNESNELGGSTIGPISATHLGIDSVDVGIPMLAMHSARELCGVYDVFFLKELAKEFFSKG; via the coding sequence GTGATACATAATACTAAAGAATTACTTAATATTCAAAAAAAATTTTTGGATATGGAAGTAAAAAGTTTTGGAAGAGAACTCGTTGAGTTTATTGGCGATGGCGTGAGCACATTTCACGTTGTGAAAAATTGTTCTGATATTTTGGAAGAAAATAAATTTTTAAGACTTATGCCTAGCGAAAAATGGAAATTGAAAAAAGGAGGAAAATATTTTTTTAAAAAGTCAAGTTCCACAATAGTAGCGTTTACTGTGGGGAAAAATGTCGATATAAAAAAAGGATTTAAAATATTTGCGGCACATACGGATTCGCCGTGTTTTAGAATTAAGCCAAATCCAGCGATGATAACGGAAAATATTGTAAGATTGAATACAGAAGTTTACGGAGGACCGATTTTAAACACTTGGTTTGATAGACCGCTGTCTATTGCAGGAAGGATTATTGTAAAAGGGGAAAACATATTTTCGCCAAAAACTGTGAAAGTGAAAATAGATAAGCCTATTATGACAATACCAAATTTGGCAATTCATCAAAATAGAAAAGTTAATGATGGAGTAAGGATAGACAGACAAAATGATGTTTTACCAGTGATTTCACTTATAAATGAAAAATTTGAAAAAAAAGATTTTCTTACAAATTTGATTTTGGAAAATACCGATGTGAAAAAAGAAGATATACTTGATTTTGACTTATATGTCTACTGCTATGAAAAAGGATGCCTTCTGGGAGCAGATGAAGAGATGATTTCCTCGCCAAAACTTGATAATTTGGCTTCAGTCTACACTGGTTTATTGGGACTTTTTGAGGCCGATAAAAATAAAGATAAAATTAACGTCTTTATCGCCTTTGACAATGAAGAAATAGGAAGTGCAACAAAACAGGGAGCGGATTCCAATTATTTACTAAATACGCTGGAGAGAATTAGTTTGACACTGGGACTTGATAGGATTGAATTTTTACAAATGATTGAAAATTCTTTTATGCTCTCAGCTGATGCGGCACACGCTGCACATCCTGCACATACTTTAAAGACAGACCCGACAAATCGTGGGAAAATGAACGAAGGGTTATCGATAAAAATAAGTGCAAAACAAAAGTATACTTCGGATGCTTATTCAGTTTCCGTAATAAAACAGATAATAAAGGGAACTGATATAAAAATCCAGCCTTTTGTAAATGAATCAAATGAACTTGGCGGTTCGACAATAGGTCCGATTTCTGCAACTCATCTGGGAATAGATTCTGTAGATGTAGGAATTCCTATGCTTGCAATGCACTCAGCAAGAGAACTGTGCGGAGTTTATGATGTTTTTTTTCTAAAAGAATTGGCGAAAGAATTTTTTTCAAAAGGATAA
- a CDS encoding DUF1385 domain-containing protein: MKQKENRVTVGGQAVVEGVMMRGPKAIATAVRKQDGSIVYKKRVLTENSNKWIKVPFIRGIISLYDAMFIGTSELIFASNQAGLEEEELSDKQIGFTILTSVLVSIAIFMWLPSAVGGFLFPSNIVMQNLTEAIIKLMLFLGYIFGISFLKDIKRVFEYHGAEHKSIMNYELHKELTPKNAKVCTRFHPRCGTSFLLLVMIVSIIVFSLVDFILPMPKGNQLFMVLYKLVTRVLFVPFVAGISYEFQRWSSFHLDNIFAKMIAIPGMWLQKITTREPDESQLEVAIVAIKVSLGEEVDNATEVFVNKK; the protein is encoded by the coding sequence ATGAAACAAAAAGAGAATAGAGTTACAGTAGGTGGACAAGCCGTTGTGGAAGGTGTCATGATGAGAGGGCCTAAAGCAATTGCAACAGCGGTAAGAAAACAAGATGGAAGTATTGTCTACAAAAAGAGAGTTTTAACAGAAAATAGCAATAAATGGATAAAAGTTCCGTTTATAAGAGGGATTATTTCTCTTTATGACGCAATGTTTATCGGGACAAGCGAGCTTATATTCGCATCAAATCAAGCCGGACTTGAAGAAGAGGAATTAAGCGATAAACAGATTGGATTTACAATTTTAACTTCAGTTTTAGTAAGTATCGCAATATTTATGTGGCTGCCGTCAGCAGTTGGAGGATTTTTATTTCCTTCAAATATTGTAATGCAAAATTTAACAGAGGCAATTATAAAATTAATGCTATTTTTGGGATATATTTTTGGAATTTCGTTTTTAAAAGATATAAAAAGAGTGTTTGAATATCACGGAGCAGAGCATAAAAGTATAATGAACTATGAATTACACAAAGAATTGACACCAAAAAATGCAAAAGTTTGCACAAGATTTCATCCGAGATGCGGAACAAGCTTTTTACTTCTTGTGATGATTGTAAGTATAATAGTTTTTTCACTGGTGGATTTTATTTTGCCAATGCCAAAAGGAAATCAGTTATTTATGGTGCTTTATAAATTGGTCACAAGAGTGCTTTTTGTGCCATTTGTTGCGGGAATATCGTATGAGTTCCAAAGATGGTCAAGCTTTCATTTAGATAATATCTTTGCAAAAATGATAGCGATTCCAGGAATGTGGCTACAAAAAATTACAACTAGGGAGCCAGATGAAAGCCAATTGGAAGTAGCAATTGTCGCAATAAAGGTATCACTTGGAGAAGAAGTGGACAATGCGACTGAAGTATTTGTAAATAAAAAATAA
- the disA gene encoding DNA integrity scanning diadenylate cyclase DisA — translation MKKPTNRKKILEYIFEIISPGSKLREAVGRIQEAKLGALIVLGNPEELKDVMGGGFELNAEYSPQRVYELSKMDGAIILSEDIETIYGANIQLQPNYNIETDESGTRHQAAHRIAQQKGNLVITVSERRNKITVYLGKFRYLLNDIGSLLTKASQAITALEKYSINIEKIRTNLSILEYDNTVMLFDVIECFRTYGLFFRMSEELKEYMSELGTEGRLIKIQYEEIMLNKNEGFEALIKDYQKDCTKIEKILNKVKDLTKEDLLDDEKILNLLGYDINATNLDEKIEPRGYGLLNNISKITKKDKETLVKEFSGVQSILAASVQKVTELKGISKFKALHISKALKRIKNKTALDRE, via the coding sequence ATGAAAAAACCAACAAACAGAAAAAAAATATTAGAATATATATTTGAAATTATATCACCGGGTTCAAAGTTAAGGGAAGCCGTCGGTAGAATTCAAGAAGCAAAACTTGGAGCTTTAATTGTTTTAGGAAATCCTGAAGAGTTGAAAGATGTTATGGGTGGTGGATTTGAATTAAATGCCGAATATTCTCCACAAAGAGTCTATGAACTTTCCAAAATGGACGGTGCAATAATTTTATCTGAAGATATAGAGACAATTTATGGAGCAAATATTCAATTGCAGCCAAATTATAACATAGAAACTGATGAAAGTGGCACACGGCATCAGGCAGCACATAGAATAGCGCAGCAAAAAGGCAATTTAGTAATAACAGTTTCTGAGAGAAGAAATAAAATAACGGTGTATTTGGGAAAATTCAGATATTTGTTAAATGACATAGGTAGCCTTCTTACAAAAGCTTCTCAAGCGATAACGGCACTTGAAAAATATTCTATAAATATTGAAAAAATACGCACTAATTTATCTATTCTGGAATATGATAATACAGTTATGTTATTTGATGTGATTGAATGTTTTAGAACGTATGGACTTTTTTTTAGAATGTCTGAAGAGCTAAAAGAATACATGTCTGAACTCGGAACAGAAGGCAGACTTATAAAGATTCAATATGAAGAAATTATGCTAAATAAAAATGAAGGTTTTGAAGCACTGATAAAGGATTATCAAAAAGATTGCACAAAAATTGAAAAAATCTTAAATAAAGTAAAGGATTTGACAAAAGAAGATTTACTGGATGATGAAAAAATTTTAAATTTATTAGGTTATGACATTAATGCCACCAATTTAGATGAAAAAATTGAACCGAGAGGGTATGGATTACTTAATAATATTTCAAAAATTACTAAAAAGGATAAGGAAACTTTAGTAAAGGAGTTTTCGGGAGTGCAGTCCATTTTGGCGGCTTCTGTTCAAAAGGTGACAGAATTAAAAGGGATAAGCAAATTTAAGGCGCTTCACATTAGTAAAGCTCTGAAAAGGATAAAAAATAAAACTGCCTTGGACAGAGAATAA